The Pangasianodon hypophthalmus isolate fPanHyp1 chromosome 5, fPanHyp1.pri, whole genome shotgun sequence genome includes a window with the following:
- the LOC128318371 gene encoding histone H4 → MSGRGKGGKGLGKGGAKRHRKVLRDNIQGITKPAIRRLARRGGVKRISGLIYEETRGVLKVFLENVIRDAVTYTEHAKRKTVTAMDVVYALKRQGRTLYGFGG, encoded by the coding sequence ATGTCTGGCAGAGGCAAGGGCGGAAAGGGGCTTGGCAAAGGAGGCGCCAAGCGTCACCGTAAAGTTCTTCGCGATAACATCCAGGGAATCACCAAGCCGGCTATTCGCCGTCTGGCTCGCCGTGGCGGTGTTAAGCGTATTTCCGGTCTGATCTACGAAGAGACTCGCGGTGTGCTGAAGGTGTTCCTGGAGAACGTGATCCGCGACGCCGTCACCTACACCGAGCATGCCAAGAGGAAGACGGTCACCGCCATGGATGTGGTGTACGCCCTGAAACGCCAGGGACGCACCCTGTACGGCTTCGGCGGTTAA